The following are encoded in a window of Spea bombifrons isolate aSpeBom1 chromosome 2, aSpeBom1.2.pri, whole genome shotgun sequence genomic DNA:
- the PRR13 gene encoding proline-rich protein 13 yields the protein MWNPNAPGQPGYPPNPGYPPSTNPGYPPGTVPGGQYPHPGQPAYPPGQPAYPPGQPGYPPGHTVYPPGQPGYPGPHPSYPPGQQGYPMHPGHYPPGMPGHAVNPMMPGVPLLPGQVMDKKMRKKMKKAHKANKHNKHMHGRRSSSSSSSSSD from the exons ATGTGGAACCCAAATGCTCCAG GTCAACCGGGCTACCCTCCAAACCCAGGGTACCCACCTTCCACTAATCCAGGTTACCCTCCAGGGACAGTACCTGGCGGCCAGTACCCTCACCCAGGACAGCCTGCGTATCCTCCAGGACAGCCTGCGTATCCTCCAGGACAGCCTGGATATCCTCCGGGGCATACAGTCTACCCTCCTGGACAACCTGGCTACCCTGGGCCTCATCCTTCATATCCTCCTGGCCAGCAGGGCTATCCAATGCACCCTGGTCACTATCCACCAGGCATGCCAGGGCATGCAGTCAACCCTATGATGCCAGGAGTGCCACTCTTACCTGGTCAGGTTATGGATAAGAAGAtgaggaagaagatgaagaaggcGCATAAAGCTAATAAACACAACAAGCACATGCATGGAAGG AGATCATCATCGTCCTCGTCTTCCAGCAGTGACTGA